Proteins from a single region of Primulina tabacum isolate GXHZ01 chromosome 5, ASM2559414v2, whole genome shotgun sequence:
- the LOC142547668 gene encoding auxin-responsive protein IAA13 isoform X2, translating into MEPILGLLGSGGGGGGGGIGGLNEKTALNTSKMEKDYMGIQKEAELELGLCLSLGGGGGAGGVKGKGSAAAWGEYGRILTAKDFPNGFCAGTKRERAVADSDVEAGTAASTGVSQVVGWPPIRAYRMNTLVNQVKNSSIEEDKGVGGNEKNENSKKKINHGSNKNDTCTKERIHPWFVKVNMDGLQIGRKVDLNAHTSYEMLAKTLEDMFFTPALNINGGNDQTIQPPKLLDATSEFALTYEDKEGDWMLVGDVPWGMFMNTLKRLKIMRTSDAKGLAPKFQERNEIQKARQYKR; encoded by the exons ATGGAACCGATTCTTGGTTTACTCGGATCAGGGGGTGGTGGAGGCGGTGGTGGGATTGGAGGGTTGAATGAGAAGACTGCTTTGAATACTTCAAAAATGGAAAAAGATTACATGGGCATACAGAAGGAGGCTGAGCTTGAGCTGGGTTTATGTCTGAGTCTCGGTGGCGGCGGTGGTGCTGGAGGGGTGAAGGGGAAGGGTTCTGCTGCAGCATGGGGTGAATATGGGAGAATATTGACGGCAAAAGATTTCCCAAATGGATTTTGTGCTGGCACAAAGAGGGAACGAGCTGTTGCTGATTCAGATGTCGAAGCTGGAACTGCTGCTTCAACTGGTGTTAG TCAGGTTGTGGGATGGCCTCCTATAAGGGCATACAGGATGAATACATTGGTTAACCAAGTGAAGAATTCGAGCATCGAAGAAGATAAGGGAGTTGGTGGGAACGAAAAAAAtgagaactcaaagaagaagaTCAATCATGGAAGCAACAAGAATGACACCTGCACTAAAGAAAGAATTCATCCGTGGTTCGTTAAGGTTAATATGGATGGATTGCAAATCGGAAGGAAAGTGGACTTGAATGCTCATACGAGCTATGAAATGCTAGCCAAaacattggaggatatgttCTTCACTCCGGCCTTGAATATTA ATGGTggaaatgatcaaacaataCAACCTCCTAAGCTTTTGGATGCAACATCTGAGTTCGCGCTCACATATGAAGATAAAGAAGGTGACTGGATGCTTGTGGGAGATGTTCCTTGGGG gatgtTTATGAACACCTTGAAAAGACTCAAGATCATGAGAACTTCGGATGCTAAAGGACTTG CTCCAAAATTCCAAGAAAGGAATGAGATACAAAAGGCCAGACAATATAAGAGGTAA
- the LOC142547669 gene encoding mitochondrial import receptor subunit TOM9-2-like → MASLAKSGSRKSGSDGVISRISNSSLAKKGKAAASDVSYVTKRLLKSTGKAAWIVATTFIVLGLPLIIEMEREAQFNELELQQNSLLGAPPAQPAFPGPPK, encoded by the coding sequence ATGGCTTCTCTAGCCAAATCAGGCAGCAGAAAAAGCGGCAGCGACGGCGTCATATCCCGAATCTCCAATTCCTCGCTCGCGAAGAAGGGAAAGGCCGCCGCTTCCGATGTGTCCTATGTCACGAAGCGCCTCCTGAAAAGCACGGGCAAGGCTGCTTGGATCGTCGCAACCACCTTCATTGTGCTGGGGCTTCCTCTGATCATTGAGATGGAGCGCGAGGCGCAGTTCAATGAACTTGAGCTCCAGCAAAACTCCCTCCTCGGTGCCCCTCCGGCGCAACCTGCTTTCCCCGGCCCACCGAAGTGA
- the LOC142547668 gene encoding auxin-responsive protein IAA13 isoform X1 → MEPILGLLGSGGGGGGGGIGGLNEKTALNTSKMEKDYMGIQKEAELELGLCLSLGGGGGAGGVKGKGSAAAWGEYGRILTAKDFPNGFCAGTKRERAVADSDVEAGTAASTGVSSQVVGWPPIRAYRMNTLVNQVKNSSIEEDKGVGGNEKNENSKKKINHGSNKNDTCTKERIHPWFVKVNMDGLQIGRKVDLNAHTSYEMLAKTLEDMFFTPALNINGGNDQTIQPPKLLDATSEFALTYEDKEGDWMLVGDVPWGMFMNTLKRLKIMRTSDAKGLAPKFQERNEIQKARQYKR, encoded by the exons ATGGAACCGATTCTTGGTTTACTCGGATCAGGGGGTGGTGGAGGCGGTGGTGGGATTGGAGGGTTGAATGAGAAGACTGCTTTGAATACTTCAAAAATGGAAAAAGATTACATGGGCATACAGAAGGAGGCTGAGCTTGAGCTGGGTTTATGTCTGAGTCTCGGTGGCGGCGGTGGTGCTGGAGGGGTGAAGGGGAAGGGTTCTGCTGCAGCATGGGGTGAATATGGGAGAATATTGACGGCAAAAGATTTCCCAAATGGATTTTGTGCTGGCACAAAGAGGGAACGAGCTGTTGCTGATTCAGATGTCGAAGCTGGAACTGCTGCTTCAACTGGTGTTAG TAGTCAGGTTGTGGGATGGCCTCCTATAAGGGCATACAGGATGAATACATTGGTTAACCAAGTGAAGAATTCGAGCATCGAAGAAGATAAGGGAGTTGGTGGGAACGAAAAAAAtgagaactcaaagaagaagaTCAATCATGGAAGCAACAAGAATGACACCTGCACTAAAGAAAGAATTCATCCGTGGTTCGTTAAGGTTAATATGGATGGATTGCAAATCGGAAGGAAAGTGGACTTGAATGCTCATACGAGCTATGAAATGCTAGCCAAaacattggaggatatgttCTTCACTCCGGCCTTGAATATTA ATGGTggaaatgatcaaacaataCAACCTCCTAAGCTTTTGGATGCAACATCTGAGTTCGCGCTCACATATGAAGATAAAGAAGGTGACTGGATGCTTGTGGGAGATGTTCCTTGGGG gatgtTTATGAACACCTTGAAAAGACTCAAGATCATGAGAACTTCGGATGCTAAAGGACTTG CTCCAAAATTCCAAGAAAGGAATGAGATACAAAAGGCCAGACAATATAAGAGGTAA